Proteins encoded in a region of the Pseudothermotoga elfii DSM 9442 = NBRC 107921 genome:
- a CDS encoding TRAP transporter small permease, translated as MRKIDEFLLKFEKNAAKILILVMVILVFASGIMRFLRYPINWAVDMSTFMFAWACFFAADVAWREGKMMTVDLFVKRLSRKVQKILRLANYFIIAAFLIYLVIWGFYLSYTTRFRTFVGIPNFSYTWVTLSIPIGAILMLRTTFLKIKSEFAENKERASTEGEDK; from the coding sequence ATGCGGAAGATTGATGAGTTTTTGCTTAAGTTTGAGAAAAATGCAGCAAAAATATTGATTCTGGTTATGGTGATACTGGTTTTTGCATCTGGAATAATGAGATTTTTGAGATATCCAATAAATTGGGCAGTTGATATGAGCACATTCATGTTTGCCTGGGCATGTTTTTTTGCAGCTGATGTTGCATGGCGTGAGGGAAAGATGATGACGGTTGATTTATTTGTTAAAAGGCTTTCTCGAAAAGTACAGAAAATTCTCAGACTTGCCAATTATTTTATTATTGCGGCTTTTTTGATTTATTTAGTAATATGGGGATTTTATCTTTCTTACACGACTCGTTTCAGAACTTTCGTTGGTATTCCAAATTTCAGTTATACGTGGGTTACATTGAGTATACCAATAGGAGCGATATTGATGCTGAGGACTACTTTTTTAAAAATAAAAAGTGAGTTTGCCGAAAACAAAGAAAGGGCCAGCACTGAGGGGGAAGATAAATGA
- the pheT gene encoding phenylalanine--tRNA ligase subunit beta → MLVATEWLREYVDIDWTDEEIASKLTIAGLNVANVIDLPIRGKITCGIVREVSPHPRSEKLHVCKVFDGDSVHTTITSDMNICKGTKVPVAFPGTTLSDGRIVEAMDIKGITSEVIMCSLQELGLEEKSECVYQIREEIPVGTDLIRYWKLDGKVLDIEITPNRPDCLGVIGVAREMAVLSGRPLKKPSVDYTESDKPVNDMVSVSIEDVDGCPRYCAAFMESVKAVSSPVWMRRRLMSAGIRPINSIVDAANYVMLETGHPVHTFDYSKISSGRIVVRKANKSERVLLLDEREYSLHGIETLITDGEKVLAVGGVMGTADSGVSDKTDSLLLEVAYFNPVRIRKTSRSMNIKSDASYRFERGVDPNDVDFVMKRLIKVIEETSGGVAARGFVDKYVHKIPPRTVFLRDSKLSRILGIDIDQSSVEHILSGLDFVTERITDGWKVLIPTFRPDISIEEDLIEEVGRIYGYEKIEGKMLRIPVKSTGFGELQRFRKKINQLLIASGFDESINLSFCSSSVVKKLVKMEPVRLKNPLSEDMDCLRPSLVFGLIDSVAYNLKRQLRDVKLFEIAKVYNFESGTVCEREKIGLVMTGKLNEDDYTDYRTVSLLNLKGVLDELASHLSVQFEVAEKEMPFFVPGRSAEIFLNDKSVGVMGMLSGDFNDFYDFKGDVYFMELDLQVIFENRRIFKQIGNLSSFPSVRRDISLLAPVGFNCGKIVSHLKQSSEYVEKVGVSDIYRGKDIPQDVLSITFYVVYRAPDRSLTDEEVNDLFEKTVSEIETRFNLKRRFS, encoded by the coding sequence GTGCTTGTAGCTACAGAATGGCTCAGAGAATATGTTGATATAGACTGGACAGATGAAGAAATAGCGTCAAAGCTTACTATAGCTGGATTGAATGTTGCAAATGTAATTGATTTACCCATAAGAGGAAAAATTACTTGCGGAATAGTGCGTGAAGTGTCTCCTCATCCCCGCTCAGAAAAGCTTCATGTATGTAAAGTTTTTGATGGTGACAGCGTTCATACAACAATCACTTCGGACATGAATATTTGCAAAGGCACAAAGGTTCCTGTAGCTTTCCCTGGCACAACCCTGTCAGATGGAAGAATAGTTGAGGCAATGGATATAAAAGGTATTACGTCTGAAGTAATTATGTGTTCTCTACAGGAACTTGGACTTGAGGAAAAATCGGAGTGTGTTTATCAGATAAGAGAAGAAATACCTGTAGGAACAGATCTAATAAGATACTGGAAGCTTGACGGCAAGGTTCTTGATATAGAAATAACTCCCAATAGGCCGGATTGTCTTGGGGTTATCGGTGTTGCAAGAGAAATGGCTGTTCTATCTGGCAGACCTTTGAAAAAACCGTCTGTTGATTATACAGAATCCGATAAACCGGTGAATGATATGGTGAGTGTATCGATAGAGGATGTGGATGGATGCCCGCGTTATTGTGCCGCTTTTATGGAGTCAGTGAAGGCAGTTTCAAGCCCGGTGTGGATGCGGCGTAGACTCATGTCTGCAGGTATCAGACCGATAAATTCGATTGTCGATGCGGCAAATTATGTAATGCTTGAGACAGGTCATCCTGTTCATACTTTCGATTATTCGAAAATTTCCAGCGGACGGATTGTTGTTAGAAAAGCAAATAAAAGCGAGAGAGTTCTTCTGCTTGATGAAAGAGAATACTCACTGCATGGTATAGAGACACTAATAACGGATGGGGAAAAAGTTCTGGCAGTTGGAGGTGTTATGGGAACTGCAGATTCAGGTGTATCAGACAAAACTGATTCACTCCTTCTTGAAGTTGCTTATTTTAACCCTGTGAGAATTCGCAAAACCTCCAGAAGTATGAATATAAAATCTGATGCGTCTTATAGATTTGAAAGAGGTGTTGATCCAAATGACGTTGATTTTGTGATGAAGCGTTTAATAAAGGTTATTGAGGAGACTTCAGGTGGAGTAGCAGCAAGGGGATTTGTGGATAAGTATGTTCACAAAATTCCACCAAGGACAGTTTTTTTAAGAGATTCAAAATTGAGCAGGATTTTAGGAATTGACATCGATCAAAGTTCAGTGGAGCATATTCTATCCGGACTGGATTTTGTTACTGAAAGAATAACTGATGGCTGGAAAGTGCTTATTCCCACTTTCAGACCGGACATTTCTATTGAAGAGGATTTGATAGAAGAAGTTGGGAGAATCTACGGTTATGAAAAAATAGAAGGAAAAATGTTAAGGATACCAGTTAAGAGCACGGGGTTTGGTGAATTACAGAGATTTCGAAAAAAAATCAATCAATTGCTCATAGCGTCAGGGTTTGATGAGAGTATAAATCTGTCTTTTTGTTCTTCTTCTGTTGTAAAAAAACTTGTAAAAATGGAGCCGGTCAGACTGAAAAACCCCCTGAGTGAAGATATGGACTGCTTAAGACCTTCTCTTGTTTTTGGATTGATAGATTCTGTTGCATACAATCTCAAAAGGCAACTCAGGGATGTAAAGCTGTTCGAAATAGCAAAAGTCTACAATTTTGAAAGCGGTACTGTTTGTGAGAGAGAAAAAATAGGGCTTGTAATGACAGGGAAACTGAATGAGGATGATTATACCGATTACCGGACAGTTTCATTACTTAATTTGAAAGGCGTTCTTGATGAGCTGGCGAGCCATCTGTCTGTTCAATTTGAAGTTGCAGAAAAAGAAATGCCTTTCTTCGTTCCCGGGCGCAGCGCTGAAATATTTTTGAATGATAAATCTGTCGGTGTTATGGGGATGCTATCGGGTGATTTTAACGATTTCTATGATTTTAAAGGTGATGTTTATTTTATGGAGCTTGATCTTCAGGTAATTTTTGAAAATCGCAGAATATTCAAACAAATTGGTAATCTCTCAAGTTTTCCATCTGTAAGAAGAGACATATCTTTACTGGCTCCTGTAGGTTTTAATTGTGGAAAGATTGTGTCTCATCTCAAGCAATCCAGCGAATATGTAGAAAAAGTAGGAGTGAGTGATATATACAGAGGAAAAGATATACCACAGGATGTGTTGAGCATTACTTTTTATGTTGTTTACAGAGCCCCGGATCGTTCTCTAACCGATGAAGAAGTCAATGATCTTTTTGAAAAAACGGTTTCAGAAATTGAAACCAGGTTTAATTTGAAAAGGCGATTTTCGTGA
- a CDS encoding alpha/beta hydrolase family protein has product MKIYEYDKTLPLNVETIDLGCYLLVSFDAVYDPAIPQSKRVYVYVYKAKKAWMNLIFLHGIGNGNIPYLLWFAEYFKLHGINTFFMVLPYHERRGMHGWKGGEPFFSPSPSYCINRFHETVKDVRRTIDYIDSISDLHTSIMGFSFGGMIAVMSLALDKRLKKGVLAFTGGDWRWINWHSPYTEELRKNYRLNGNEYGCRDENDCLKNRDAMKNLKKPDSLDDIFLLSPKCFHYDPCLYGMFVNQEILFFRGIFDRIIPLRSSEALFKSLPKVKKIVLPCGHRSSYFFRKFIANRVIKFLKNTPNPLI; this is encoded by the coding sequence ATGAAAATTTATGAATATGATAAAACTTTACCTCTAAATGTTGAAACAATCGATCTTGGTTGCTATTTACTTGTAAGCTTTGATGCTGTGTATGATCCAGCTATTCCTCAATCAAAAAGGGTTTATGTGTATGTTTATAAAGCAAAAAAAGCATGGATGAACCTGATATTTTTGCATGGCATTGGAAATGGAAATATTCCATATTTGTTGTGGTTTGCTGAATATTTTAAATTGCATGGTATAAATACTTTTTTTATGGTACTTCCTTATCACGAAAGGCGTGGAATGCATGGTTGGAAAGGTGGAGAACCATTTTTCTCGCCATCACCATCTTACTGTATCAATAGATTTCACGAGACAGTAAAAGATGTGAGGAGGACTATTGATTATATTGATAGTATTTCAGATTTGCATACATCTATTATGGGATTTAGTTTTGGTGGCATGATAGCGGTAATGTCGCTTGCACTTGATAAGAGGTTGAAGAAAGGTGTTCTGGCTTTTACCGGGGGAGATTGGAGATGGATAAATTGGCACTCACCATATACAGAGGAGCTCAGAAAAAACTACAGATTGAATGGGAATGAATACGGGTGCCGGGATGAAAATGATTGCTTAAAAAATAGAGATGCTATGAAAAATTTGAAAAAGCCTGATTCGCTTGATGACATTTTTCTTTTATCCCCCAAATGCTTTCATTATGATCCGTGTTTATATGGAATGTTCGTTAATCAGGAAATTCTTTTCTTCAGGGGAATTTTTGACAGAATAATCCCATTAAGAAGTTCAGAAGCGTTGTTTAAAAGCCTCCCTAAGGTAAAAAAAATAGTCCTGCCTTGTGGTCACAGATCTTCTTATTTTTTCAGAAAGTTCATAGCGAATAGAGTAATCAAATTTTTGAAAAACACACCGAATCCCCTTATTTAG
- a CDS encoding TRAP transporter large permease produces MIIVIIAFIIFLAIGMPVAFAIGISGFLWFLQHLDLPVTIPIQLALSQTQSFTLLAIPMFIFAGNVMNSAGVTGRLMNLASALTGHMRGGLGQVSAVLSTLMGGVSGSSIADAAMETRMLGPEMLKRGYPKGFAVAVNVWTSLITPIIPPGIAFIIYGTIGQVSVGRLFAAGIVPGLLLMVVYMIAIWAAAKRMGLQPERERRASSKEIASAFSKSIWSVIFPILLILGLRTGIFTPSEVGSFAVIYGLIVGFLIHRELNLKTLFKETLDNSIGDIGSVMYIIVMSAIFGYGLVWDRIPEVLANFLLGISSNPYVLLLMIMIFLIFAGLFIDATALILMTTAVFLPVARKIGIDPVYFGLVFILSAALGNQTPPVGASMYAGCSVLGASVEEYVKASIPFFVATIAVIALLVFFPQLVLFIPDLLFR; encoded by the coding sequence ATGATAATAGTTATAATAGCTTTCATAATCTTTCTGGCAATAGGCATGCCTGTTGCTTTTGCCATAGGAATATCGGGTTTTCTATGGTTTTTGCAGCATCTGGATTTACCTGTAACTATTCCTATACAGCTGGCACTCTCCCAAACCCAAAGTTTCACACTGCTCGCAATTCCCATGTTTATTTTCGCTGGAAATGTTATGAACAGCGCGGGCGTGACGGGAAGATTGATGAATTTGGCGTCTGCTTTGACCGGACATATGAGAGGTGGTCTCGGCCAGGTATCTGCTGTTTTATCCACCTTGATGGGTGGTGTTTCCGGTTCAAGCATCGCGGATGCAGCTATGGAAACAAGAATGCTCGGCCCTGAAATGTTAAAGAGAGGTTATCCAAAGGGTTTTGCAGTTGCAGTAAATGTGTGGACTTCTCTCATTACTCCTATTATACCTCCAGGGATCGCTTTTATTATTTATGGAACAATTGGCCAGGTTTCTGTCGGTAGGCTTTTTGCGGCGGGCATTGTTCCTGGTTTACTTCTGATGGTTGTTTATATGATTGCAATATGGGCAGCTGCGAAGAGAATGGGATTGCAACCGGAGAGAGAAAGACGTGCTTCCAGTAAAGAAATAGCATCCGCCTTTTCAAAAAGTATATGGTCGGTGATTTTTCCGATCTTGCTCATCCTGGGTCTCAGAACAGGTATATTTACACCATCTGAAGTTGGGTCTTTTGCTGTGATCTATGGCCTGATCGTTGGATTTTTGATTCATAGAGAATTGAATCTTAAGACATTGTTTAAAGAGACTCTGGATAACTCCATAGGAGATATAGGTAGCGTGATGTACATAATTGTCATGTCAGCTATCTTTGGGTATGGTCTTGTTTGGGACAGAATCCCCGAAGTACTTGCAAATTTTCTGCTTGGCATAAGCAGCAATCCTTATGTTTTGCTTTTGATGATTATGATATTTTTGATTTTTGCTGGTTTGTTCATAGATGCCACAGCTTTGATATTGATGACCACGGCTGTTTTTCTTCCTGTAGCGAGAAAAATAGGCATAGATCCAGTTTATTTTGGGTTAGTGTTCATACTATCAGCAGCTCTGGGTAATCAGACACCGCCCGTCGGAGCCTCTATGTATGCAGGATGTTCAGTTCTGGGTGCGTCAGTAGAAGAATATGTCAAAGCATCCATACCATTCTTTGTTGCCACTATTGCTGTCATTGCATTATTGGTATTTTTCCCGCAGCTTGTTTTGTTTATACCCGATTTGCTGTTCAGATAA
- a CDS encoding C4-dicarboxylate TRAP transporter substrate-binding protein has protein sequence MKGKSRYLLMFVACVILAGSLIAAPKYTLKFNHVLGPSEPYHEGFLKWAKAVEERTNGNLKIEVYHSAQLGVEEDILEQIRAGANIGQNTDSARMGMYVPQIAVMNAAYFIDFMGAKTPDEVIEVLKKIKESDVMKKWLDELEQKYGFKVVSFMWVQGYRHFVTNKPIRTPDDLKGLRIRTPGAPIWQESIRALGAQPVAVNFGEIYTAVQTRAVDGAELVYANVVAGALYEVLKYMSETGHILLINFEVVSAKWFNNLPEEYQQILVEECDRAGIETSLKIMKELEESFKQQAVEKGIEVITDVDKEAFMKAAEKAYEKLGLVEARNALMEAIKVK, from the coding sequence ATGAAGGGTAAAAGCAGGTACTTGTTGATGTTTGTTGCTTGCGTGATTCTGGCAGGGTCACTTATAGCAGCACCAAAGTATACTTTGAAATTCAATCACGTTTTAGGACCAAGCGAACCATATCATGAGGGATTTCTTAAGTGGGCAAAGGCTGTTGAAGAAAGAACAAATGGAAACCTTAAAATTGAGGTTTACCACAGTGCCCAGCTCGGTGTTGAAGAAGATATTCTCGAACAGATAAGAGCAGGTGCAAATATTGGACAAAATACAGATTCAGCAAGGATGGGCATGTACGTTCCACAAATAGCCGTTATGAACGCGGCTTACTTCATTGATTTCATGGGTGCAAAAACACCCGATGAAGTTATTGAAGTGTTGAAAAAGATCAAGGAATCAGATGTTATGAAAAAATGGCTGGACGAACTTGAACAAAAATATGGCTTCAAAGTAGTTTCATTTATGTGGGTTCAGGGGTACAGGCATTTTGTTACAAACAAGCCTATCAGGACTCCTGACGATCTCAAGGGTTTAAGGATAAGAACCCCGGGTGCTCCCATATGGCAAGAATCTATTCGCGCACTTGGTGCACAACCAGTGGCAGTCAATTTTGGAGAAATCTACACAGCTGTTCAAACAAGAGCAGTTGATGGTGCGGAACTTGTTTATGCAAATGTTGTGGCGGGTGCACTTTATGAAGTTTTAAAGTATATGTCGGAGACAGGCCATATTTTGCTGATCAATTTTGAGGTTGTCAGCGCAAAATGGTTCAATAATTTGCCAGAAGAGTATCAACAGATTCTTGTTGAAGAATGTGATAGAGCTGGTATTGAAACATCGTTGAAGATAATGAAAGAGCTTGAGGAATCCTTCAAGCAACAAGCTGTCGAAAAGGGTATTGAAGTTATCACAGATGTTGATAAAGAGGCTTTTATGAAGGCTGCTGAAAAAGCGTATGAGAAACTTGGACTTGTAGAGGCAAGAAATGCTCTCATGGAGGCTATAAAGGTTAAGTAA
- a CDS encoding elongator complex protein 3, translating to MRNSKVIDMKIVPVFLPQMGCKKRCLFCDQRSATGFSQLPSIEELNKMINKYIAPDERFEIAFYGGTFTALPVLLQKRYLAWADEYIRKNVCDGIRISTRPDEINKENLIFLKKNGVKFVELGAQSFCDDVLHESERNHSSKDIEKACTLLKELKIDFGLHLMIGLPGDEKWKDLFSSWKTVENGAKTCRLHPTIVLKGAPLESLYLDGRYRAVRLDEAIDICSDMMAILESNNVKVIRIGLFVPDELMKNIVAGPYHPRFGELVKGELLKKVVKFVDPELLIYTEKQASIVRNLDVKAIAGRELGFVVNKRFVSWKDALKEYVSGGVEDVRAIERTGTSRNQCSNRSSTT from the coding sequence TTGAGAAACTCAAAGGTGATTGATATGAAAATCGTTCCTGTTTTTTTACCTCAAATGGGTTGTAAAAAAAGATGTTTGTTTTGCGACCAGAGATCTGCAACAGGTTTTTCTCAGTTGCCATCGATTGAAGAGCTTAATAAGATGATTAATAAGTATATTGCCCCAGACGAACGGTTTGAAATAGCTTTTTATGGCGGGACCTTTACGGCTCTCCCTGTTTTGTTGCAGAAGCGATACCTTGCCTGGGCAGATGAGTACATAAGAAAAAATGTTTGCGATGGAATAAGAATATCTACACGACCTGATGAGATCAATAAAGAAAATCTGATATTTTTAAAGAAAAACGGTGTGAAATTTGTCGAACTCGGAGCTCAATCTTTTTGTGATGACGTGCTGCATGAGTCTGAGAGGAATCATAGCAGTAAAGATATTGAAAAAGCCTGTACACTTCTTAAGGAATTAAAAATAGATTTTGGATTGCATTTAATGATCGGTTTACCAGGTGATGAGAAATGGAAAGATCTTTTCAGCAGCTGGAAAACTGTAGAAAATGGCGCAAAAACATGTCGCTTACATCCTACAATAGTTTTAAAAGGAGCGCCGTTAGAGTCCCTTTATCTGGATGGCAGATACAGAGCTGTAAGACTTGATGAAGCAATTGATATATGTTCAGACATGATGGCTATACTTGAGTCAAACAATGTGAAGGTTATCAGAATAGGCTTATTCGTTCCAGATGAACTGATGAAAAATATTGTGGCCGGGCCTTATCATCCAAGATTTGGTGAGCTTGTAAAAGGAGAGCTCTTGAAAAAAGTGGTGAAATTTGTCGATCCAGAGTTATTAATTTACACAGAAAAGCAAGCGAGTATTGTAAGAAATCTGGATGTGAAAGCAATTGCTGGAAGAGAATTGGGTTTTGTTGTCAACAAACGGTTTGTTTCGTGGAAAGATGCCTTGAAAGAATATGTGTCAGGAGGTGTGGAGGATGTTCGAGCAATTGAGAGAACAGGCACTTCGAGAAATCAATGCAGCAACCGATCTTCAACAACTTGA
- the pheS gene encoding phenylalanine--tRNA ligase subunit alpha — protein sequence MFEQLREQALREINAATDLQQLEKIRVSLLGKKGTITEQMKNIASLPVHERPGAGKILNELKDAVQRAIEQKKEMLKKIESQIIARKYWVDVTLPGARRNVGHRHPISLMLEEIESIFVSMGFKVVEGPEIEDVWHNFDALNTPEWHPARDEHDSFYINDLLLRTHTSPVQIRTMMSAKPPIAIISPGRVYRRDYDATHLPMFTQVEGLYVDENVSVGHLKYTLERFAQMVFGSERKIRLRPSFFPFTEPSFEVDVSCGICNGKGCQACGYTGWLEILGAGMVHPNVFKNVGYDSEKWTGFAFGMGVERIAMLKYNIKDIRDFVKNDKRFLEKF from the coding sequence ATGTTCGAGCAATTGAGAGAACAGGCACTTCGAGAAATCAATGCAGCAACCGATCTTCAACAACTTGAAAAAATAAGAGTATCTCTTCTGGGTAAAAAAGGCACTATTACCGAACAGATGAAAAATATAGCCAGCCTTCCTGTTCATGAAAGACCGGGGGCTGGTAAGATCCTGAATGAACTCAAAGATGCTGTTCAGCGTGCTATAGAACAGAAAAAGGAGATGTTAAAAAAGATAGAAAGTCAAATAATCGCCAGAAAGTACTGGGTAGATGTGACTCTCCCGGGTGCGCGGAGAAATGTTGGTCACAGACATCCTATATCATTGATGCTTGAAGAGATAGAAAGCATCTTCGTATCAATGGGCTTTAAAGTAGTTGAAGGTCCCGAGATAGAAGATGTATGGCACAATTTTGATGCTTTGAATACTCCAGAGTGGCATCCTGCGAGAGACGAACATGATTCTTTTTATATAAATGATCTACTTCTTAGAACGCACACTTCTCCGGTTCAGATTAGAACAATGATGTCAGCAAAACCACCTATCGCAATTATATCACCAGGGCGTGTTTACAGGAGAGATTATGATGCGACACATCTTCCCATGTTTACCCAGGTTGAAGGTTTGTATGTGGATGAAAATGTGTCGGTTGGTCACCTGAAATACACATTGGAGAGATTTGCCCAGATGGTTTTTGGAAGCGAAAGAAAAATACGGCTGAGACCAAGCTTTTTCCCATTCACTGAGCCAAGCTTTGAGGTAGATGTCTCATGTGGCATCTGCAATGGAAAAGGATGTCAGGCCTGTGGATACACTGGTTGGCTTGAAATTCTTGGTGCTGGTATGGTTCATCCCAATGTTTTCAAAAATGTTGGTTATGATTCGGAAAAATGGACCGGTTTTGCTTTTGGAATGGGCGTTGAGCGTATAGCGATGCTCAAATATAACATCAAAGATATAAGGGATTTTGTAAAAAATGACAAGAGATTTTTAGAAAAATTCTGA
- the rnc gene encoding ribonuclease III yields the protein MNKEEAKILIDFMEKIGYRFYEPELLYNALCHSSYAHEQKQRGRKDVESNERLEFLGDAVIDLLLAEYLYLEFPEASEGVMAKVKAAIASEEALAQIARDINLGRYMFLGRGEEVSSGRERDSLLADMLEAVVAAVYIDGGLTAVKKVFLSYFAKYAKEVVEGKIVFDYKTSLQEITQARYRKLPEYVLVNEKGPSHMKKFTVELRLSGKLIAVGEGPSIKEAEKEAARRAIEKLKGD from the coding sequence TTGAACAAAGAAGAGGCAAAAATTTTGATAGATTTCATGGAGAAAATAGGATACAGATTTTATGAGCCAGAGCTTTTGTACAATGCCCTCTGTCATTCCTCATATGCTCATGAGCAAAAACAACGCGGGCGAAAAGATGTTGAATCGAATGAAAGACTGGAGTTTCTGGGTGATGCTGTTATTGATTTACTGCTTGCAGAGTATTTATATTTAGAGTTTCCAGAAGCATCAGAGGGAGTTATGGCAAAGGTTAAAGCAGCAATTGCAAGCGAGGAAGCTTTAGCTCAGATAGCTCGGGATATAAATCTGGGAAGATATATGTTTTTGGGACGCGGAGAAGAAGTTTCAAGCGGCAGAGAGAGAGATTCACTGCTTGCCGACATGCTTGAAGCTGTTGTAGCTGCAGTGTATATAGATGGTGGCCTGACAGCAGTAAAAAAGGTATTTCTTTCTTATTTTGCAAAATATGCAAAAGAAGTTGTTGAAGGGAAAATAGTGTTTGACTACAAGACTTCTTTGCAGGAGATTACTCAGGCGAGATACAGAAAATTACCTGAATATGTTCTTGTTAATGAAAAAGGCCCATCTCATATGAAAAAGTTTACTGTAGAACTGCGCCTATCTGGAAAATTGATAGCTGTTGGCGAGGGACCTTCAATAAAAGAAGCAGAGAAGGAGGCAGCACGCAGAGCTATTGAGAAACTCAAAGGTGATTGA
- a CDS encoding SDR family NAD(P)-dependent oxidoreductase, translated as MNFKGKVVLITGAGSGIGRKAAMMFAERGAKVAINDVSEEKGNETVEMIKNQNGEAIFVFGDVSKDAEKIVEKTVEVFGKIDILVNNAGIVPYGNAEETSDEEFQKTIDINVKGPFLLSKHAVKYMKEQRSGVIVNIASEAGLIGIPRRCVYSISKAALLGLTRSFAVDYVQYGIRVNAICPGTTYSQGLAERVRSSANPEETMNKMVSRIPMKRLGKEEEIAFAILFAACDEASFMTGSFINIDGGSTMV; from the coding sequence ATGAATTTTAAGGGAAAGGTTGTTTTAATTACAGGAGCCGGTTCTGGTATAGGGAGAAAAGCTGCTATGATGTTTGCCGAAAGAGGTGCTAAGGTGGCGATAAACGATGTTTCGGAAGAAAAGGGAAATGAAACGGTCGAGATGATCAAAAATCAGAATGGTGAAGCAATTTTTGTTTTTGGGGATGTTTCCAAAGATGCAGAAAAGATAGTCGAAAAAACAGTTGAGGTTTTTGGAAAAATTGATATACTGGTTAACAATGCTGGGATAGTGCCTTATGGAAACGCTGAAGAAACCTCTGATGAAGAATTTCAAAAGACAATAGATATAAATGTGAAAGGACCATTTTTACTATCGAAGCACGCCGTAAAGTATATGAAAGAGCAGAGATCTGGCGTCATAGTTAACATTGCTTCAGAGGCAGGTTTAATTGGTATTCCTCGCAGGTGTGTTTACAGCATTTCAAAGGCAGCTTTGCTCGGTTTGACAAGATCTTTTGCTGTTGATTATGTTCAATATGGAATAAGAGTGAACGCCATTTGCCCTGGTACAACCTACTCTCAAGGACTCGCTGAAAGAGTCAGGTCATCTGCGAATCCAGAAGAAACTATGAATAAAATGGTTTCACGAATTCCCATGAAACGTCTTGGTAAAGAAGAAGAAATCGCGTTTGCAATATTGTTTGCAGCCTGTGATGAGGCATCTTTTATGACAGGCAGTTTTATAAACATTGACGGAGGATCTACAATGGTGTAA